The Helianthus annuus cultivar XRQ/B chromosome 16, HanXRQr2.0-SUNRISE, whole genome shotgun sequence genome includes a window with the following:
- the LOC110919291 gene encoding uncharacterized protein LOC110919291: MSNLAKLEFMALDITGKNYLSWALDAEIHLNANNLGDTIKEGNKTSTQDKAKAMIFLRHHIHESLKNEYLTIKDPLVLWTNLKERYDHQKTVILPRARYEWINLKLQDLKSISEYNSAMFRIMSQLILCGENITDKEMLEKTFSTFHASNIVLQQQYRERGFTIYSDLISCLLVAEQNNELQMKNHETRPVGTTPFPEVNVATYNDQSGSHVRGRGYQRGRGHGRSRGRGHGHGRGCAYGRGNYHGVQFKNKRTHQKLHDNEKKSNDERGKKKSGTSSNACYRCVGNVDVPSGEKDHTNATNLDYDDFLIEQANLDSGDIMADTNQLDACNFPYA; encoded by the exons ATGTCGAATCTTGCAAAGCTTGAGTTTATGGCTTTAGACATCACTGGGAAAAATTATTTGTCATGGGCTTTGGATGCTGAAATCCATCTAAATGCCAATAACCTTGGGGATACAATTAAAGAAGGAAATAAAACGAGTACCCAAGATAAAGCAAAGGCAATGATTTTCTTACGCCACCATATTCATGAGTCATTGAAAAATGAATATCTCACTATCAAAGATCCACTCGTCCTATGGACCAATTTAAAAGAAAGGTATGACCATCAGAAAACAGTAATATTACCAAGAGCTCGTTATGAATGGATTAATTTAAAGTTGCAAGACTTAAAGTCTATAAGTGAGTATAACTCAGCAATGTTTAGAATCATGTCACAATTAATTCTATGTGGTGAAAATATTACTGATAAGGAGATGTTGGAAAAAACATTCTCCACCTTTCACGCCTCAAACATTGTCTTGCAACAACAATATCGTGAAAGGGGCTTCACCATATACAGTGacttaatatcatgtttgctTGTGGCTGAGCAAAATAATGAGCTACAAATGAAAAACCATGAAACTCGTCCGGTTGGTACAACCCCATTCCCAGAGGTGAATGTGGCAACATATAATGACCAAAGTGGAAGTCACGTACGTGGTCGTGGCTATCAACGTGGGCGTGGTCATGGTCGTAGTCGTGGTCGTGGTCATGGACATGGTCGTGGATGTGCATATGGTCGGGGGAATTATCATGGTGTTCAATTCAAAAATAAAAGAACCCACCAGAAGTTGCATGATAATGAAAAGAAATCCAATGATGAAAGAGGTAAAAAGAAAAGTGGAACCTCATCTAATGCATGCTATCGATGTG TGGGAAATGTTGATGTCCCAAGTGGTGAAAAGGACCATACTAATGCAACTAATCTGGATTATGATGATTTCCTTATCGAGCAAGCTAATTTGGATTCTGGTGATATCATGGCTGATACAAACCAGTTGGATGCTTGCAATTTTCCCTATGCATGA
- the LOC110917183 gene encoding protein DMP6 has protein sequence MDINIENQEADPLLERTLLPESVEKTLIQKAISQTFQSTAHLANLLPTGSVLAFQVLSPIFANQGACDPMSRGMTAALVALCGLSCFLFSFTDSFKDGDGNVCYGFATIRGLYVIDGNISLAPEVAAKYRLRFIDFMHAFMSIMVFAAVTLFNQDVVNCFYPSPSDEIKELLTALPVGLGVVCSMLFVVFPTQRHGIGFPVTTN, from the coding sequence ATGGATATTAACATCGAAAACCAAGAAGCTGATCCACTTCTTGAAAGAACACTTCTTCCTGAATCTGTTGAGAAAACCTTAATCCAAAAGGCAATCAGCCAAACGTTCCAAAGTACGGCTCACTTAGCCAATCTTCTGCCCACCGGTTCGGTTCTTGCTTTTCAAGTCCTTTCGCCCATATTCGCAAACCAGGGCGCGTGTGACCCTATGAGCCGGGGCATGACCGCTGCACTTGTAGCTCTGTGTGGCCTTTCATGTTTTCTGTTTAGTTTCACTGATAGCTTCAAGGATGGAGATGGTAATGTGTGTTATGGGTTCGCTACAATACGCGGGTTGTATGTCATTGATGGGAATATAAGTTTAGCACCGGAAGTTGCAGCTAAGTACAGATTGAGATTCATAGATTTCATGCATGCGTTCATGTCAATCATGGTTTTTGCAGCTGTGACTCTATTTAATCAAGATGTAGTGAATTGCTTTTATCCGTCACCGTCCGATGAAATCAAAGAGCTTCTTACGGCACTGCCTGTCGGTTTGGGAGTCGTTTGTagtatgttgtttgttgttttcCCTACACAACGCCATGGAATTGGGTTTCCGGTTACCACTAATTGA